One region of Halomonas huangheensis genomic DNA includes:
- a CDS encoding precorrin-8X methylmutase, with protein sequence MPFIYETDGPAIYRESFATIRREAELARFTVDEEPVAVRMIHAAGLVELAEHIHFAGDVVRRARTALEQGAPILCDARMVAEGITRKRLPADNPIICTLHDERVPDLARELANTRSAAALELWRPYLEGAVVAIGNAPTALFHLLNMLEDADCPRPAAIIGCPVGFVGAAESKQALWDTAPVPCCIVRGRLGGSAVTVAALNAMADRNE encoded by the coding sequence GTGCCCTTCATCTACGAGACCGATGGACCGGCCATCTATCGCGAGTCCTTCGCCACCATTCGCCGAGAGGCCGAGCTGGCTCGCTTTACAGTGGACGAAGAGCCGGTGGCGGTGCGCATGATTCATGCCGCCGGCCTGGTGGAGCTGGCCGAGCATATTCACTTTGCCGGTGACGTGGTTCGCCGGGCACGCACGGCCCTGGAGCAGGGTGCACCGATCCTGTGTGATGCGCGCATGGTGGCCGAGGGCATCACTCGCAAGCGGTTGCCGGCGGACAACCCGATCATCTGCACATTGCATGACGAGCGGGTGCCCGATCTGGCCCGTGAGCTGGCCAATACCCGCTCGGCGGCGGCGCTGGAGCTGTGGCGGCCTTATCTGGAGGGCGCGGTGGTGGCAATCGGTAACGCGCCAACGGCGCTGTTCCATCTGTTGAACATGCTTGAGGACGCGGATTGCCCACGACCGGCGGCGATCATCGGTTGCCCGGTAGGCTTCGTCGGTGCCGCAGAGTCCAAGCAGGCGCTGTGGGACACCGCTCCGGTGCCTTGCTGCATCGTGCGCGGGCGACTCGGTGGCAGCGCGGTCACGGTCGCCGCCCTCAATGCCATGGCGGATCGTAACGAATGA
- the cobI gene encoding precorrin-2 C(20)-methyltransferase, which produces MTTGTIYGVGLGPGCQDLMSVRADRLIRQATHIAYFRKRGRRGHARGIVEGMLNRQVIELAMEYPVTTEIPFEDPRYNQCLAKFYADCVAQLSEISAAGEDVVVLCEGDPFFYGSFMHLYQRLRDKVPVAVVPGITGMSAAWTATRQPMTWGDDVMTVLMGTLPEEALVQRIAETDALVVMKIGRNLAKLRRALQRAGREDQAWLVEYAAMAEERVMPFSEAGDSAPYFSILLIHGNGRRP; this is translated from the coding sequence ATGACGACGGGAACCATTTATGGCGTCGGGCTGGGGCCTGGCTGCCAGGACCTGATGAGCGTACGCGCCGACCGCCTGATCCGTCAGGCCACACATATCGCTTATTTCCGCAAGCGAGGTCGCCGAGGGCATGCGCGCGGCATCGTCGAAGGCATGCTGAACAGACAGGTCATCGAGCTGGCCATGGAGTATCCGGTCACCACCGAGATTCCCTTCGAGGACCCGCGCTACAACCAGTGTCTGGCGAAGTTCTACGCCGATTGTGTCGCCCAGCTCAGCGAGATCAGCGCTGCCGGTGAGGATGTGGTGGTGCTGTGTGAAGGCGATCCGTTCTTCTACGGTTCCTTCATGCATCTCTACCAGCGTCTGAGGGACAAGGTGCCGGTGGCAGTGGTGCCCGGTATCACCGGCATGTCTGCCGCCTGGACCGCGACCCGGCAGCCGATGACCTGGGGCGATGATGTGATGACGGTATTGATGGGCACGCTGCCCGAGGAAGCCCTGGTGCAGCGTATCGCCGAGACCGATGCGCTGGTGGTGATGAAGATCGGTCGTAACCTCGCCAAGCTGCGTCGTGCGCTGCAACGCGCCGGACGTGAGGATCAGGCCTGGTTGGTCGAGTATGCGGCTATGGCCGAGGAGCGGGTAATGCCCTTCAGCGAGGCAGGTGACAGCGCGCCATACTTCTCGATCCTGTTGATTCATGGCAACGGGAGGCGCCCATGA
- the cobJ gene encoding precorrin-3B C(17)-methyltransferase — MSGWLSIVGLGPGAESMLTPEVAASLAEATDIVGYQPYVERVPARPGLVRHASDNREELQRAQAALRMAAEGRRVAVVSSGDPGVFAMASAIFEALEAGDPAWRTLDIRVLPGISAMLAASARVGAPLGHDFCCINLSDNLKPWALIERRLRLAAEADFAMAFYNPRSRARPEGFARALELLREACGEQRLIVFARAVSTPQEAIKVTSLGAATPEMADMRTLVIVGSSLTRLIERSSGEPLVYTPRSVP, encoded by the coding sequence ATGAGCGGTTGGCTGTCCATCGTCGGGCTGGGGCCTGGTGCCGAGAGCATGCTGACCCCGGAGGTTGCCGCGAGCCTGGCCGAGGCCACGGATATCGTCGGCTATCAGCCCTATGTCGAGCGAGTGCCCGCTCGGCCAGGCCTGGTGCGTCATGCCTCGGACAATCGTGAGGAATTGCAGCGCGCACAAGCGGCACTGCGCATGGCCGCCGAGGGGCGCCGGGTCGCGGTGGTGTCATCGGGTGATCCGGGCGTGTTTGCCATGGCATCGGCAATCTTCGAGGCGCTGGAAGCCGGTGATCCGGCGTGGCGAACGCTCGACATTCGTGTGTTGCCGGGCATCTCGGCAATGCTTGCCGCCAGTGCCCGAGTGGGCGCGCCGCTGGGCCACGACTTCTGCTGCATCAATCTGTCCGACAACCTCAAGCCCTGGGCATTGATCGAGCGCCGCTTGCGTCTGGCCGCCGAGGCCGATTTTGCCATGGCCTTCTACAACCCCCGCTCCCGAGCGCGCCCCGAAGGCTTTGCACGTGCTCTGGAGCTTTTGCGTGAGGCCTGTGGCGAGCAGCGGTTGATCGTCTTCGCTCGTGCTGTATCGACGCCACAGGAAGCCATCAAGGTGACCAGCCTGGGCGCGGCGACGCCGGAGATGGCCGATATGCGCACCCTGGTGATCGTCGGATCGAGCCTTACGCGGCTGATCGAGCGGAGCAGCGGTGAGCCGCTGGTCTACACGCCGAGGTCGGTGCCATGA
- a CDS encoding cobalt-precorrin-6A reductase translates to MSKVLILGGTSEASALANACARQQIPAVFSYAGRVTTPKAQPLPTRVGGFGGIEGLSAYLSEHAFTHLVDATHPFAVQMSRHAVQAAADTGVEHIALTRAGWQPEAGDCWQSVASIETAVDTLSGPAERVLLAIGRMHLAAFAAQPQHHYLLRLVDTPQTPPPLPHHTVTVDRGPFSVEGDLALLREHRIQRLVCKNAGGVGASSKLIAARQLGLPVLMIERPEPPPRREVHGVDAVMAWLAHGTDLGV, encoded by the coding sequence ATGAGCAAAGTCCTGATTCTGGGTGGCACCAGCGAGGCCAGTGCACTGGCCAACGCCTGCGCCCGCCAGCAGATTCCCGCCGTGTTCAGCTATGCCGGACGTGTCACCACCCCCAAGGCCCAGCCGCTGCCGACCCGCGTCGGTGGCTTCGGCGGTATCGAGGGTCTGAGCGCCTATCTGAGCGAGCACGCCTTTACCCATCTGGTCGATGCCACCCACCCCTTTGCCGTGCAGATGAGCCGACATGCAGTGCAGGCCGCGGCTGACACAGGCGTCGAGCACATCGCCCTGACCCGTGCTGGCTGGCAGCCGGAGGCCGGTGACTGCTGGCAGAGTGTCGCCAGTATCGAGACAGCAGTGGATACATTGTCGGGGCCTGCCGAGCGCGTGCTGCTGGCCATCGGACGCATGCATCTGGCCGCGTTTGCCGCTCAACCGCAGCACCACTATCTGCTGCGGCTGGTCGATACTCCGCAGACGCCTCCCCCACTGCCTCACCACACCGTCACCGTTGACCGAGGGCCATTCAGTGTTGAGGGTGACCTGGCGCTGCTGCGTGAACATCGCATCCAACGTCTGGTGTGCAAGAACGCCGGTGGCGTCGGCGCCAGCTCCAAGCTCATCGCCGCCCGCCAACTGGGATTGCCGGTACTGATGATCGAGCGCCCCGAACCGCCGCCACGCCGCGAAGTGCATGGCGTTGATGCGGTGATGGCGTGGCTGGCTCATGGCACCGACCTCGGCGTGTAG
- the cbiE gene encoding precorrin-6y C5,15-methyltransferase (decarboxylating) subunit CbiE, giving the protein MVDLEGTSGWGETPWLTLLGWTESGTAALTPASHAALEAAELVFGARRHLRLLPLLAAEIREWPVPFAEGIPQLLAERGRRVVMLVSGDPFWFGAGTRLARHLPRSEWQALPSPSTFSLAASRLAWPLEGCVCLGLHARPLTRVRPHLQPGRRLLVLLRDGGAVAELVVLLRQWGFGESQLSILEALGGDQERLRSVALTDELPEDIQHPVAVGLEVAGEGPSLPLTPGLADGFFEHDGQITRQSVRAMTLAALAPAAGERLWDIGTGSGSVAIEWLLAHPDNQALAFERHPQRAARARHNAEQLGVDWLEVVEGAVPDVLEDHVLEGQAQPDAVFIGGGLSAELLEQLWQRLPSGVRLVANAVTLESEALLIDWQQRVGGELLRLEMATVTAIGSRRGWKSAYPIVQWRVRR; this is encoded by the coding sequence ATGGTTGATCTCGAAGGCACTTCAGGCTGGGGCGAAACGCCCTGGCTGACGCTACTGGGCTGGACGGAGAGTGGCACAGCGGCCCTGACTCCGGCAAGCCATGCGGCACTCGAAGCGGCGGAGCTGGTGTTTGGTGCACGGCGTCACCTGCGCCTGTTGCCACTGCTGGCAGCAGAGATTCGTGAGTGGCCGGTGCCCTTTGCCGAAGGCATTCCCCAACTGCTGGCCGAGCGTGGTCGGCGGGTGGTGATGCTGGTCTCCGGCGATCCCTTCTGGTTCGGTGCCGGTACCCGCTTGGCCCGCCATCTGCCACGCAGTGAATGGCAGGCCCTGCCATCACCATCGACGTTCAGCCTGGCCGCTTCACGGCTGGCATGGCCGCTGGAAGGCTGTGTTTGTCTCGGGCTACATGCCAGGCCGTTGACGCGTGTTCGTCCCCATCTGCAGCCTGGCCGACGACTGCTGGTGCTGTTGCGTGACGGTGGCGCAGTTGCCGAGTTGGTTGTGTTGCTCAGGCAGTGGGGTTTTGGCGAATCGCAGCTGTCTATCCTCGAAGCGCTGGGCGGCGATCAAGAGCGCCTGCGTAGCGTGGCGCTGACCGATGAGCTGCCGGAGGATATCCAGCATCCGGTGGCGGTGGGGCTGGAGGTCGCCGGAGAAGGGCCTTCGCTGCCGCTGACTCCCGGACTGGCGGATGGGTTTTTCGAGCATGACGGACAGATCACTCGGCAGAGTGTGCGGGCCATGACCCTGGCGGCACTGGCTCCAGCTGCGGGCGAGCGGCTCTGGGATATCGGCACCGGCTCCGGCTCGGTGGCCATCGAATGGCTGCTGGCTCACCCGGATAACCAGGCGCTGGCGTTCGAGCGTCACCCGCAGCGTGCCGCCCGAGCCAGGCACAATGCCGAGCAGTTGGGCGTTGATTGGCTGGAGGTCGTCGAAGGCGCCGTCCCCGACGTGTTGGAAGACCATGTGCTGGAAGGCCAGGCACAGCCCGATGCGGTCTTTATCGGCGGCGGACTCTCGGCGGAACTGCTGGAGCAACTCTGGCAACGGCTGCCGAGTGGCGTGCGGTTGGTCGCCAATGCGGTCACCCTGGAGTCTGAGGCATTGTTGATCGACTGGCAGCAGCGGGTCGGTGGGGAGTTGCTGCGCCTGGAAATGGCCACCGTGACCGCGATTGGCAGTCGGCGGGGCTGGAAGTCGGCCTATCCCATTGTGCAGTGGCGGGTGCGGCGATGA
- a CDS encoding cobalamin biosynthesis protein, whose product MKVVGFGFRSGASLSALDALLDRLVEQYGAIDRLAVADSMWPLVARLGEARGVAVIPVAEAALPQAATITHSRHSLKARGTGSVAEAVALIAAGDGAELLGPRMISADRKATAALARGRIA is encoded by the coding sequence ATGAAGGTCGTCGGTTTCGGCTTTCGCTCCGGGGCGTCGCTGTCGGCACTTGACGCGTTGCTGGACCGTCTTGTGGAGCAATACGGCGCCATCGACCGACTCGCCGTGGCCGACAGCATGTGGCCGCTGGTCGCCAGGTTGGGCGAGGCACGAGGCGTGGCGGTAATTCCGGTGGCAGAAGCCGCACTGCCACAGGCGGCCACCATTACCCATTCTCGACATAGCCTCAAGGCACGCGGCACTGGCAGTGTCGCCGAAGCGGTGGCGTTGATCGCCGCTGGTGACGGAGCTGAGTTACTCGGCCCGCGCATGATCTCCGCAGACCGCAAGGCTACCGCAGCGCTGGCAAGAGGACGTATTGCATGA
- the cobM gene encoding precorrin-4 C(11)-methyltransferase, translated as MTVHFIGAGPGAPDLLTLRGRDLIASCPVCLYAGSLVPEQILEHCPPAAKIINTAPLSLDEIIEHIAAAHAEGQDVARLHSGDLSLWSAMGEQLRRLRELDIPYAITPGVPSFAAAAASLGQELTLPGVAQSVVLTRTSGRASSMPDGETLANFARSGTTLALHLSIHALGHVVAELTPFYGADCPVAIVWRASWPDEHIIRAQLATVEAKLDPEMNRTALIIVGPVLAAEDFDESCLYALGYDRRFRPQSADSPFAETRLLAEQGVCSDEDKGKES; from the coding sequence ATGACCGTACATTTCATCGGCGCCGGACCTGGTGCCCCCGATCTGCTCACCCTGCGCGGGCGCGACCTTATCGCCAGTTGCCCGGTGTGCCTGTATGCGGGCTCGCTGGTGCCCGAGCAGATACTTGAACACTGCCCGCCAGCGGCGAAGATCATCAATACCGCACCGCTGTCGCTGGACGAGATCATCGAACATATCGCTGCCGCTCATGCCGAGGGGCAGGATGTGGCAAGGCTGCATTCAGGGGACCTGTCGCTGTGGTCGGCGATGGGTGAGCAACTGCGCCGACTTCGTGAGCTGGATATTCCCTATGCGATTACGCCTGGCGTGCCATCCTTTGCTGCAGCGGCAGCCAGCCTGGGCCAGGAATTGACCCTACCGGGAGTGGCGCAATCTGTAGTGCTGACACGTACCTCAGGACGGGCCAGCTCCATGCCGGATGGCGAAACCCTCGCCAATTTCGCCCGCAGCGGCACGACCCTGGCACTGCATCTATCCATCCATGCACTGGGCCACGTTGTCGCCGAGCTGACACCGTTCTATGGCGCGGATTGCCCGGTGGCCATCGTCTGGCGAGCGAGCTGGCCGGATGAGCACATTATCCGCGCGCAATTGGCCACGGTAGAGGCCAAACTCGACCCCGAAATGAATCGCACCGCACTGATCATTGTCGGCCCGGTGCTGGCAGCAGAAGACTTCGACGAAAGCTGCCTGTACGCACTGGGTTATGACCGACGCTTCCGCCCTCAATCGGCGGATTCTCCCTTCGCGGAGACGAGGCTTTTGGCTGAACAGGGCGTATGCAGTGACGAAGATAAGGGCAAAGAGTCATGA
- the cobF gene encoding precorrin-6A synthase (deacetylating), with protein MIQLSLIGIGTGNPEHVTLAGVKALREADLILLPRKGEGKTQLVDLRRLLCRQILGTEGEQPKVVEFDLPTRDSDGDYLAAVENWHTAIAAIWGGLMEVHLPQGGRVGMLIWGDPSLYDSSLRIAERLSVAGSKVAVNVVPGITSLQVLTAEHRIPLNALAEPVQITTGRRLRERGWPADATSVAVMLDSGGAFETLDSDGIHIWWGAYLGMDQQCLIDGALKDIGATILKRRAELREQHGWIMDTYLLARQN; from the coding sequence ATGATTCAGTTATCGCTGATCGGCATCGGCACCGGCAATCCCGAGCATGTCACGCTTGCCGGAGTAAAGGCACTGCGCGAGGCCGACCTGATCCTGCTGCCGCGCAAGGGCGAAGGCAAGACGCAACTGGTGGACCTGCGCCGGCTGTTGTGTCGACAGATTCTCGGCACCGAAGGCGAGCAGCCAAAAGTGGTGGAGTTCGACCTGCCCACTCGTGATAGTGACGGCGATTACCTGGCGGCGGTGGAGAACTGGCATACAGCGATTGCTGCCATCTGGGGCGGGCTGATGGAAGTTCATCTGCCACAGGGTGGGCGTGTCGGCATGTTGATCTGGGGCGACCCATCGCTGTACGACAGCAGCCTGCGTATCGCCGAGCGATTGAGCGTCGCCGGAAGCAAGGTCGCCGTGAACGTGGTACCCGGCATAACCAGCCTGCAGGTGCTGACCGCCGAACACCGCATTCCCCTCAATGCCCTGGCCGAGCCGGTGCAGATCACCACCGGACGCCGCCTGCGCGAACGCGGCTGGCCCGCTGATGCAACAAGCGTTGCGGTAATGCTCGACAGCGGAGGAGCCTTCGAGACGCTGGACAGCGACGGCATCCATATCTGGTGGGGCGCCTACCTGGGCATGGACCAGCAATGTCTGATCGACGGCGCACTCAAGGACATCGGCGCAACCATCCTCAAGCGCCGAGCCGAACTCCGCGAGCAGCATGGTTGGATAATGGATACCTATCTATTGGCGAGGCAGAATTGA
- a CDS encoding helicase HerA-like domain-containing protein codes for MSQAILVGGCESGKVSLDPRYANRHGLIAGATGTGKTVTMQCLAEGFSDLGVPVFMADVKGDISGISQPGTAHPKVEERVSSIGIEDYRFCGYPVAYWDLFGDKGTPVRSTISEMGPQLLSRLLDLNETQQSVMTLVFEFADQEGMLLVDLADLRSTLEYLGNNSKELGSGYGVSRASVNAILRRLLMLEREGGKAFFGEPALQLEDLMQTTREGRGVINLLAADTLIRSPRVYSTFLLWLLSELFETLPELGDPEKPVMVFFFDEAHLLFKEAPKALLEKIEQVVRLIRSKGVGVYFVSQSPADIPDAVLAQLGNRVQHALRAYTPKERKAVRVAAQSFRETPGLDTETVISELGVGEALVSTLMDKGIPAPVERVMIRPPQSRIGPASEEERAAVLAHDPNQRRYRDAVDPRSAHEILAERTARQAAEEESVTAAKAAEKRQTSSKSRSGSSSRQSSTEAFLKSMARAAGSSLGRQLLRGVLGSLLKR; via the coding sequence ATGAGTCAGGCCATTCTTGTCGGAGGCTGCGAGAGCGGCAAGGTAAGTCTCGATCCGCGCTATGCCAATCGCCACGGCTTGATTGCCGGGGCCACCGGCACCGGCAAGACGGTGACCATGCAATGTCTGGCGGAAGGCTTCTCCGATCTCGGCGTTCCGGTATTCATGGCTGATGTAAAGGGCGATATCTCCGGAATCAGCCAGCCAGGCACCGCGCATCCCAAGGTCGAAGAGCGGGTGAGCAGCATCGGCATTGAGGACTATCGCTTCTGTGGCTATCCGGTCGCCTATTGGGACCTGTTTGGTGACAAGGGTACTCCGGTTCGCTCGACGATTTCCGAGATGGGGCCCCAACTGCTGTCGCGTCTGCTGGACCTCAACGAGACTCAACAGAGCGTCATGACCCTGGTCTTCGAGTTTGCCGATCAGGAGGGCATGTTGCTGGTCGACCTGGCGGACCTGCGCTCGACGCTGGAATACCTGGGCAACAACAGCAAGGAGCTGGGCAGCGGTTATGGCGTGTCCAGGGCATCGGTCAACGCCATTCTGCGGCGCCTACTGATGCTGGAGCGCGAGGGCGGCAAGGCGTTCTTCGGTGAGCCGGCATTGCAGCTGGAAGATCTGATGCAGACCACCCGTGAGGGTCGCGGTGTGATCAATCTGCTGGCCGCGGATACTCTGATTCGCAGCCCACGGGTCTATTCCACCTTCCTGTTGTGGCTGTTGTCGGAGCTGTTCGAGACCCTGCCCGAGCTTGGCGACCCGGAAAAGCCGGTGATGGTGTTCTTCTTCGACGAGGCCCATCTGCTGTTCAAGGAAGCCCCGAAAGCGCTGCTGGAGAAGATCGAACAGGTGGTACGGCTGATTCGCTCCAAGGGCGTGGGGGTGTATTTCGTCAGCCAGAGCCCGGCGGATATTCCCGATGCGGTGCTGGCCCAGCTCGGCAATCGAGTGCAGCATGCGCTGCGCGCCTACACCCCCAAGGAGCGCAAGGCAGTCAGGGTCGCTGCGCAATCGTTCCGCGAGACCCCCGGTCTCGATACCGAAACCGTGATCAGTGAACTGGGTGTCGGTGAAGCCCTGGTATCGACGCTGATGGACAAGGGCATCCCGGCTCCGGTGGAGCGGGTGATGATACGCCCACCCCAGTCACGTATCGGCCCGGCCAGCGAGGAGGAGCGCGCAGCCGTGCTCGCCCATGATCCCAATCAGCGGCGTTATCGTGATGCGGTAGACCCACGCTCGGCCCACGAGATACTCGCCGAGCGCACCGCCCGACAAGCGGCAGAGGAAGAGAGCGTCACTGCCGCAAAGGCTGCCGAGAAAAGGCAGACCAGCAGCAAGTCGCGTAGCGGCTCATCGAGTCGTCAGAGCAGCACCGAAGCCTTCCTCAAGAGCATGGCAAGAGCGGCGGGCAGCAGCCTGGGACGCCAGTTGTTACGTGGTGTGCTGGGGTCGTTGCTGAAGAGGTAG
- a CDS encoding Rpn family recombination-promoting nuclease/putative transposase yields the protein MNHPHDHSYKLLFSEPRVVRDLLTGFVKEDWIERLDLDSLEKVSSTFVTDDLRDREDDVIWRVRFGDEWLYVYLLIEFQSTIDPFMALRIMTYVGLLYQDLVKQKKLTQDNRLPPVLPIVLYNSEKRWNAALNVSELVQSVPGHLEHYRPDLPYLLLDEGEIVANGEWPEETRNVVSAIFRLEHHHSQQDAVDLIGLLVQWLQAPEQTQLRRHFVLWIKRVLLPSWVPDNDENEWQALNDLNEVHNMMAERAKRWPEQWKQQGLEEGRQEGREEGRKEGEQSHAQLVARNMIERTSMDDQLISELSGLNLEQVRRLRDALKP from the coding sequence ATGAATCACCCGCATGACCACAGTTACAAATTGCTGTTCAGTGAACCAAGGGTGGTTCGCGACTTGCTGACGGGGTTCGTCAAGGAAGATTGGATCGAGCGGCTGGATCTCGATTCACTGGAGAAGGTCAGTAGCACCTTCGTCACCGACGACCTGCGCGACCGCGAAGACGATGTGATCTGGCGAGTGCGCTTTGGCGACGAATGGCTCTATGTCTACCTGCTGATCGAGTTCCAGAGCACCATCGACCCGTTCATGGCACTGCGCATCATGACCTACGTCGGCCTGTTGTATCAGGACCTTGTCAAACAGAAGAAACTGACCCAGGACAACAGGTTGCCTCCCGTGCTGCCGATCGTGCTGTATAACAGCGAAAAGCGCTGGAATGCGGCACTCAATGTCTCGGAACTGGTCCAATCGGTACCGGGTCATCTGGAACACTATCGACCCGACTTGCCCTACCTGCTGCTGGATGAAGGAGAGATTGTTGCCAACGGGGAATGGCCCGAGGAAACCCGCAATGTGGTATCGGCCATCTTCCGCCTGGAACATCACCACAGCCAGCAGGATGCCGTTGATCTGATCGGATTACTGGTACAATGGTTGCAAGCGCCGGAGCAGACCCAGTTGCGTCGGCACTTTGTCCTCTGGATCAAGCGAGTCCTGCTGCCGAGCTGGGTGCCCGATAATGACGAGAACGAGTGGCAGGCGCTGAACGATTTGAACGAGGTGCATAACATGATGGCTGAACGTGCAAAACGCTGGCCGGAGCAGTGGAAACAGCAAGGGCTTGAAGAGGGGCGTCAAGAAGGCCGTGAGGAAGGTCGCAAGGAAGGCGAACAAAGCCACGCACAATTGGTCGCCCGCAATATGATCGAACGCACCTCCATGGATGACCAGTTAATCTCTGAACTGTCTGGACTCAACCTCGAGCAGGTCCGCAGGCTGCGGGATGCGTTGAAGCCCTGA
- a CDS encoding PLP-dependent cysteine synthase family protein, whose translation MRDWVRQAIHRIDSDRRRWADTHLYKLDIPSLEQVGIDIYLKDESSHPTGSLKHRLARSLFLHAICSGRILEGTPVIEASSGSTAVSEAYFARLLGLPFHAVMPASTARSKIAQIEYLGGQCWFVERGCEMYARAERLAEELNGHYMDQFTFAECATDWRGNNNIAESIFQQMAMERHSIPHTIVMGAGTGGTSATIGRYIRYSGHDTRLMVVDPENSVFHDSFQQGDPSLTSEVGSRIEGIGRPRVEASFVAEVIDEMLKVPDAASVAAIHWLEQHLGRKAGGSTGTNLWGVLTVAERMREAGEQGSIVTLMCDGGERYLDSYYDAEWVAAQLGSLTPSREWLARFDGCSDQ comes from the coding sequence ATGCGTGACTGGGTTCGTCAGGCCATCCATCGTATCGACAGTGATCGTCGTCGCTGGGCGGATACCCATCTCTACAAGCTGGATATTCCATCGCTGGAGCAGGTGGGGATCGATATCTATCTCAAGGATGAAAGCTCGCATCCCACCGGCAGTCTCAAGCATCGTCTGGCGCGTTCGCTGTTCCTGCATGCCATCTGTAGCGGCAGGATTCTCGAGGGCACGCCGGTCATCGAGGCGTCGTCCGGCAGCACGGCGGTATCCGAGGCCTATTTCGCGCGCCTGCTGGGATTACCGTTTCATGCGGTGATGCCGGCTTCCACCGCGCGCAGCAAGATTGCGCAGATTGAATATCTTGGCGGGCAATGCTGGTTCGTCGAACGCGGCTGCGAGATGTACGCCCGCGCTGAACGACTGGCCGAGGAGCTGAACGGTCATTACATGGACCAGTTTACCTTTGCCGAGTGCGCCACCGATTGGCGCGGCAACAACAATATTGCCGAGAGCATCTTCCAGCAGATGGCCATGGAGCGGCACAGCATTCCGCATACCATCGTCATGGGCGCCGGCACCGGTGGCACGTCGGCGACCATTGGGCGCTATATCCGTTACTCCGGTCATGACACCAGGTTGATGGTGGTCGACCCGGAAAACTCGGTATTCCATGACAGCTTCCAGCAGGGCGACCCCAGTCTGACCAGCGAGGTCGGCAGTCGTATCGAAGGCATCGGCAGGCCGAGGGTGGAAGCATCCTTTGTCGCGGAAGTCATCGACGAGATGCTCAAGGTGCCGGATGCGGCCTCGGTTGCTGCCATTCATTGGTTGGAGCAGCATCTGGGGCGCAAGGCCGGTGGCTCGACCGGCACCAATCTATGGGGCGTGCTGACAGTTGCCGAACGCATGCGCGAGGCCGGTGAGCAGGGCTCCATCGTGACCCTGATGTGCGATGGCGGTGAGCGCTATCTGGACAGTTACTATGATGCCGAGTGGGTTGCAGCGCAGCTCGGTTCGCTGACCCCCTCGAGAGAGTGGCTGGCGCGCTTCGATGGTTGCTCGGATCAATAG
- a CDS encoding Lrp/AsnC family transcriptional regulator, with amino-acid sequence MPSLDRYDRQLLRLLQQDASQSVKQLAEAVNLSTTPCWKRLKRLADEGYIRARVALLDPEKLGLGLSVFVQVKTQRHNNAWLEDFARKVMSFEEVVEFYRMSGEWDYMLRVVVRDIAAYDAFYKRLIASVDGLSDISSNFAMEQIKNTTALPIDY; translated from the coding sequence GTGCCATCACTGGACCGTTATGACCGCCAGCTACTGCGACTGCTGCAGCAGGATGCCTCGCAGTCGGTCAAGCAATTGGCCGAGGCCGTCAATCTCTCGACCACCCCCTGCTGGAAACGCCTCAAGCGGCTGGCAGATGAAGGCTATATTCGTGCGCGGGTCGCTCTGCTCGATCCCGAGAAGCTGGGGCTGGGCCTGTCGGTGTTCGTGCAGGTGAAGACTCAGCGCCACAACAATGCCTGGCTGGAGGACTTCGCCCGCAAGGTGATGAGTTTCGAGGAAGTGGTGGAGTTCTATCGTATGTCCGGTGAGTGGGACTACATGCTACGCGTGGTGGTGCGGGACATCGCCGCCTACGATGCTTTCTACAAGCGACTGATCGCCAGTGTCGACGGGCTCAGCGATATCAGCTCCAACTTCGCCATGGAGCAGATCAAGAACACCACCGCCCTGCCTATCGACTATTGA